A window of the Cucurbita pepo subsp. pepo cultivar mu-cu-16 chromosome LG01, ASM280686v2, whole genome shotgun sequence genome harbors these coding sequences:
- the LOC111802401 gene encoding cytochrome P450 71B35-like yields MLRVDKMMPTNDFFIWVPLLFLCSSLLLLKSIRKQAKPNNKLLPPTPPKLPLLGHLHLIGSLPHRSLSQLSKKYGPVMLLQLGSVPTIVISSAAAARELFKFHDLASCSRPLLHANRRIAYNYLDISSTPYGDHWRNVRKICMLELFTSRRVESFREIREEEVGRLVNSITQSSSSSSPIDLTQKSYSLTANITTRVAFGSIFSGGKLDDEHFQRVIKRAVAAIGSFSMTDFIPTFGWIIDRLNGVHGRLEKSFAEMDAFFQHVVDDRINFKKTSKKEENIVDVLLRMERESSESDALKVTQDCIKALIKDIFIAGVETGADVIIWAMRELVRNPRVMKKLQDEIRSCIKEDSVKEVDLEKFEYLKMVVKEVLRLHPPAPLLVPRETISPFKLNGYNIDPKVHLYINVWAIGRDPQSWTDPEKFFPERFIASNVDYKGQNFELIPFGGGRRICPGMNMAILTVELALANLLLCFDWKLPNGTKEEDIDIGEDVSIIIAKKSLLKCIPDLSNNF; encoded by the exons ATGCTTAGAGTTGATAAAATGATGCCTACTAATGATTTTTTCATCTGGGTTCCTCTGCTtttcctctgttcttctctGTTGCTTCTTAAATCCATAAGAAAACAGGCAAAACCCAACAACAAGCTTCTTCCTCCCACCCCTCCAAAGCTTCCTTTGTTGGGCCATCTGCACCTCATTGGCTCCCTACCTCatcgctctctctctcagctttcaaaaaaatatggcCCCGTCATGCTCCTCCAATTGGGCTCTGTCCCAACCATCGTAATCTCCTCTGCCGCTGCTGCAAGAGAGTTGTTTAAATTTCATGACCTTGCTTCTTGCAGCCGCCCTCTCTTACACGCCAACAGAAGAATTGCGTACAACTATCTTGACATAAGTTCCACTCCATACGGTGATCACTGGAGGAACGTTCGAAAGATTTGTATGCTCGAGCTCTTCACTTCTCGGCGGGTGGAATCTTTTCGGGAAATTAGAGAAGAGGAAGTGGGTCGGCTTGTAAACTCTATCACTcaatcctcttcttcttcatctccaatcgATCTGACTCAGAAATCCTATTCTCTCACTGCAAATATAACAACAAGAGTTGCTTTCGGAAGCATTTTCAGCGGGGGAAAATTAGATGATGAACACTTTCAACGTGTTATAAAGAGAGCAGTTGCAGCAATTGGAAGCTTCTCCATGACTGATTTCATTCCTACTTTCGGTTGGATTATTGATCGGTTGAATGGTGTTCATGGGAGGCTGGAGAAGAGCTTTGCTGAGATGGATGCCTTTTTTCAACATGTGGTCGACGATCGTATCAACTTCAAGAAGACTTctaagaaggaagaaaacatTGTTGATGTTTTGTTGAGAatggaaagggaaagctctgAATCTGATGCACTAAAAGTCACCCAAGATTGCATTAAAGCACTCATCAAG GATATTTTTATAGCGGGAGTAGAAACCGGAGCAGACGTCATTATTTGGGCCATGAGAGAGTTGGTTAGGAACCCTAGGGTGATGAAGAAGCTCCAAGACGAGATCAGAAGTTGCATAAAAGAAGATTCAGTGAAAGAGGTCGACCTAGAAAAGTTTGAGTATCTAAAAATGGTAGTGAAAGAGGTTCTCAGATTGCATCCACCAGCCCCTCTTTTAGTTCCAAGAGAAACTATCTCCCCTTTTAAGCTCAACGGTTACAATATTGACCCCAAGGTTCATCTTTACATTAATGTGTGGGCCATTGGACGAGACCCACAATCCTGGACTGATCCAGAAAAATTCTTTCCTGAGAGGTTTATAGCAAGCAATGTCGATTACAAAGGACAAAACTTCGAATTAATACCTTTCGGAGGCGGACGAAGAATATGTCCTGGGATGAACATGGCAATCCTTACGGTGGAGTTGGCACTAGCTAACCTCTTGCTGTGCTTTGATTGGAAACTGCCCAATGGAACGAAGGAAGAAGATATAGATATAGGAGAAGACGTTAGTATTATCATTGCCAAGAAATCACTCCTTAAATGTATTCCAGacctttcaaataatttttag